Genomic segment of Deltaproteobacteria bacterium CG2_30_66_27:
GGCCCACCTTCAACGTGGCGGACGTCGGCATCTCCGTGGGCGTCGTCCTGCTCCTGATCGACATGGTATTCTCTGCGAAGGAGCCCGCGGATGCATCCCGTCCTGCTGCAGATCGGTAGCTTCAAGGTCTACTCGTACGGCGTCTTCGTCGCGATCGGCTTCCTCGCCGCCCTGTGGGTCTCCGGGCGGGAGATCGCACGCCAGGGGCTCGACCGCGAGAAGTTCCTCGACATGGGGTTCTGGGTGGTCCTCTCCGCCATCGTGGGGGCGAGGACGTTCCACGTCCTCGTCTACTGGCGGCAATACGCGGAGGCGCCCGGGGAGATCCTGAAACTGTGGAACGGCGGGCTCGTCTTCTACGGCGGATTCCTCGCCGCGACGGCGGTCTGCATCCTGTACCTCCGGAAGCACAAGATGCCGTTCCTGCCGGTGGCCGACGCGTCGGCGATCGGCATCCCGCTCGGGCTCGCGTTCGGGCGGCTCGGCTGCACCTCGGCCGGATGCTGCTTCGGAAAGCCGTCCACCCTCCCCTGGGCGATCACCTTCACCGACCCCGCCTGCCTCGCGCCGCTCCACGTGCCGCTCCACCCGACGCAGATCTACGAATCGATCGGGGGGTTCGCCATCTTCGGTTTCCTCTACATCACGCGGGACCGGTTCAAAACGCCCGGGATGCGCTTCTGGACGATGCTGATCCTGTACGGCGTCGCGCGGTCGTTCTTCGAGATCTTCCGCGACGACCCCCGCGGCTTCGTCGGCCCCTTCTCCGAGTCGCAGGTCGTCTCGTCCGTCCTGATCACCTACGCGATCGTCTCCATCCTCCGCGCCCGCTCGAACACCGCCCCCTCCGCCCGATAGCCCGCCTGCCCACACCCACAAACCAGCACCACAAGGGCCGTTGTCATGTCATTCTCCATCCCGTAGAATGTGCACGGAGTCCGGGCGTGTTCGTACGTCGTGTCGAAGGATGGAGAATATGGGTGAAGCGGCAAGAAAAGAACCCTATCCGTACATAGTGCGCAATCCTGAAGTGTTGGGAGGGACCCCGATCGTGGAAGGGACCCGTGTTGCGGTCCGCGCCATCGCGGGGTACTACCAGATGGGCATGAGCGTGGATGAAATCCTGGCGACATTGTCCCACTTGACGCCGGCACAGGTCCATTCCGCCTTGGCGTACTACTTCGACCACCGGGCGGAGATCGAGAAAGACCTGGCGGACGCCTCCGACGAGGAGCATTGGCGGTCGCAGGTCAAGAGGCACCCGCGCGAAGGGTCTTCCCCGGCGTGAAGCCGCGGCTCTTCCTGGACGAGGACGTCCATTTCGGGCTCGCGCAGGCACTCCGGAAGAGGGGGCACGACGTCGTTCACGCCCAGGAGATGGAGCGGAAGGGGAGAAGCGACCGGGAGCAACTGGCGTACGCGGCGGAACAAGAGCGGTGTCTATTGAGTTTCAACATGAAAGACTTCGTCATCCTCCATAACGAATACGCCGTTTCCCGGCGGGATCACTGGGGGATCATCGTTTCCAGGCAAATTCCCGTGGGCGAGGTGATGCGAAAGCTCCTTCGATTTCTGACCGATCATTCACGCGACTCTTCAAAAAACCGGCTGTTCTTCCTCGGATGACTGATCATACCTGAATCGCCCGCTTGCACCAATCCTGGAAGGCCGATACGAAGGCTGATCTCGTCGCACTGCAGGGAACCTTTTCCAGCGGAGGACAAACGGGGGGCACTCCGGGGACCCCTCTGCGTCGTGCGCTTTGATGTGCGGGCGGGCGTCCTGCGTCACCCCCGGCACCGGCCCCCGAGGGATTTTTGCGGCGTGGGGTACGGCAGGAAAAAGGTCCCGTAAGGGGCAGGCGCTTTCAGGGGACCAAGGGGGACATTCCTGTCAGGGGGGACATTCCTGCGGATTGGAAAATACGATCTTACCCCAGTTCTTGAAATTGCCTGCATCTCGGTAGAGAAATTCAAATCGCACATTCATAATCGGACTCTACGTCTCAAAAACGTGTTGTCGATGGTAGGCTAGAAATTCTGCAAGCGGACAAAATTTTTCCGGCGATACTATCGGCTTGCCATCGTAGGCCAACAGCGCCGAGTTGAAGAAATGGTCTGCATTGGTTACATGTTTCCGGGAAACACTCACCGTCATATCCTCCGCGATCGCGATAATCCCAGCATCGAACGCTTTGTCGTGCAGCATCGACAAGCAAAGACCGCTTCTAGGATTGAGCCGGTTTGCCGCGTCAACACGCCAGGGCATGATGTGGCTCGCTACCAACAGCTTGGGTACGGAGAGCCCCGTAATGCAGCACCGATAGTTATAAGCACTAAGTACCGACCGCCGGAAAAAATCCTGACCAACACGGGTCGTTGTCTGAACTATTTTGTCGCTTCCCGTGTAATCGGCGACATCATCTGGCATGGGTGTGTCGTCGATAGCGGCTCCAAATCCAGTGGTGGCTCCAAAAATACTTGTCGCTTGTTGTGCCCCGAGGGCGAAGCGCTCCCAGTCTGCCTGCATTTCTTCCCACATGGCTTTATCGGCGGCTGATGCGCCTTCCAGCCCCTTGCGACCCGTTGAGGTTATCGCCGGGTCAAGGCTGGCGATGTTGGTCAATTTCATCGCCAGCGCTGATGGCGTTCTGCCGATCAGCTCTGCATGTTTAATGATTTCGGGGTTACGGGAATGCATTTTCCCGAACGGCATTTGGCAATACAGATTGAATGCCACTAACAGTTGCTGGCGTGTCCAGCCGGTTCTAGCGGACATTCGCTTCTCCAAGTGTGCTTGCTTTCCCTCCCATCCCGGTCATCGTTGGGTCAATCAT
This window contains:
- a CDS encoding restriction endonuclease, whose protein sequence is MSARTGWTRQQLLVAFNLYCQMPFGKMHSRNPEIIKHAELIGRTPSALAMKLTNIASLDPAITSTGRKGLEGASAADKAMWEEMQADWERFALGAQQATSIFGATTGFGAAIDDTPMPDDVADYTGSDKIVQTTTRVGQDFFRRSVLSAYNYRCCITGLSVPKLLVASHIMPWRVDAANRLNPRSGLCLSMLHDKAFDAGIIAIAEDMTVSVSRKHVTNADHFFNSALLAYDGKPIVSPEKFCPLAEFLAYHRQHVFET
- a CDS encoding prolipoprotein diacylglyceryl transferase, with amino-acid sequence MHPVLLQIGSFKVYSYGVFVAIGFLAALWVSGREIARQGLDREKFLDMGFWVVLSAIVGARTFHVLVYWRQYAEAPGEILKLWNGGLVFYGGFLAATAVCILYLRKHKMPFLPVADASAIGIPLGLAFGRLGCTSAGCCFGKPSTLPWAITFTDPACLAPLHVPLHPTQIYESIGGFAIFGFLYITRDRFKTPGMRFWTMLILYGVARSFFEIFRDDPRGFVGPFSESQVVSSVLITYAIVSILRARSNTAPSAR